The following proteins come from a genomic window of Nitrospirota bacterium:
- a CDS encoding sulfotransferase — MLDPKSYGHGYKSAVIKSPIFLLGNQGDGLTLLSRILRRNPSVVSVTGNSAYWAGADEMANVYEPVLGQELSGIRIKAPRHEKLTPPRSWSYACNELIGEYRNTDKDASDDIACRLRHAIGMAISRYGKNMEKPRFVDKSQVYTVKMSFINRLLKDCNPYFVLVTRNPYASIYRAATGKAGDMKRYAEYMSLDERMRICMEHWLNSARCVEEDRRKVSNFMSVSFEELLKSPETVVKRICDFSGLEYSDDMIPQPHHKLPFGMKYRERWYPLRVDVNEQYLRAIPDEYIDMIYRHCGERAELYGYSKPEKSLMIKDT, encoded by the coding sequence ATGCTCGATCCGAAGAGCTATGGCCATGGTTATAAGAGTGCTGTAATAAAAAGTCCCATATTTCTGTTGGGTAATCAGGGAGATGGATTGACATTGCTTTCAAGAATCCTGCGGCGCAATCCCAGTGTCGTATCAGTGACCGGTAACTCGGCGTACTGGGCGGGGGCCGATGAGATGGCCAATGTGTATGAACCGGTTTTGGGGCAGGAGCTATCAGGTATCAGGATTAAAGCCCCCAGGCATGAAAAACTTACACCACCAAGGAGCTGGTCTTATGCGTGCAATGAACTGATTGGTGAATATCGCAATACGGATAAAGATGCCAGTGACGATATTGCCTGCAGGTTAAGACATGCGATTGGTATGGCAATATCACGGTATGGAAAAAATATGGAAAAGCCGAGGTTTGTTGATAAAAGTCAGGTCTATACCGTAAAGATGTCTTTCATCAATAGATTGCTGAAAGACTGCAACCCTTATTTTGTTTTGGTTACCCGCAATCCTTACGCCTCAATTTACCGTGCAGCAACAGGGAAGGCCGGTGATATGAAGAGGTATGCGGAATATATGAGCCTTGATGAGAGGATGAGAATCTGTATGGAACACTGGCTGAATTCCGCAAGGTGCGTGGAAGAAGACAGAAGAAAAGTTTCAAATTTTATGTCGGTAAGTTTTGAGGAACTGTTAAAATCTCCTGAAACTGTAGTTAAACGGATATGTGATTTCTCCGGACTCGAATACTCCGATGACATGATACCACAGCCCCATCACAAACTGCCCTTTGGAATGAAATACAGGGAGCGGTGGTATCCCCTGCGGGTGGATGTCAATGAGCAGTATTTAAGAGCTATCCCTGATGAGTATATTGATATGATTTATAGACATTGCGGGGAACGTGCTGAACTGTATGGATACAGCAAACCGGAAAAAAGTTTAATGATTAAGGATACCTGA
- a CDS encoding glycosyltransferase family 1 protein — MNIAINTLSITPQRGGGKTYLTNIIKNLAEIDKDNVYYLFVSYDNESLFNIKEKNFKKIRFPLYSDNKILKILIEQFLLFFYIKRHKVDVLFSPGNFATIYSSCRQVLVIQGPLIIREIRKKHAPNEISWIRRLYYDVMLPVSVGKADKIIAVSNDMKRSLLKQINIPELKIRVIHEGVDLAFVNSRENPEYKSSLQKPYILFLSTLFKYKNADKLLKAFAMLKHDRRIPHSLMIVGRDPDDETEKLKKIVEQEKLTDSVVFAGAVPHEEIALVYENADMFVYPSSVETFGLPVLEAMACGTPVVASNRMSVPEIGGDAALIVDPDNVSEMSEAIYRIIIDEKLKKTLIKKGYKRVRQFTWEKTAQETLEVFREVHSSVC, encoded by the coding sequence ATGAATATTGCTATTAATACCCTTTCAATTACACCTCAAAGAGGTGGTGGGAAAACATATCTTACTAATATTATTAAGAATTTAGCTGAAATAGATAAGGATAATGTCTATTATCTCTTTGTCTCGTATGATAATGAATCCCTATTTAATATTAAAGAGAAAAACTTTAAGAAGATACGTTTCCCACTTTATTCAGACAATAAGATTTTAAAAATTCTGATAGAGCAGTTTTTGTTGTTTTTTTATATTAAAAGACATAAGGTCGATGTTTTATTTTCACCGGGGAATTTCGCCACCATTTATTCAAGTTGCAGGCAGGTTTTGGTTATACAAGGCCCTTTGATAATCAGAGAGATTAGAAAAAAACATGCACCCAATGAGATTTCATGGATACGTAGGCTTTATTATGATGTAATGTTGCCTGTTTCCGTTGGAAAAGCAGATAAGATAATAGCCGTGTCTAATGATATGAAAAGAAGTCTTTTAAAGCAGATTAATATCCCCGAGCTAAAAATTCGAGTGATTCATGAAGGTGTTGACTTGGCATTTGTTAATAGTAGAGAGAATCCTGAGTATAAATCAAGCCTTCAGAAGCCTTATATCCTTTTTTTGAGTACGCTATTTAAGTATAAGAATGCTGATAAACTTTTGAAAGCATTTGCTATGTTGAAACACGATAGGAGGATTCCGCATTCACTTATGATTGTTGGAAGAGATCCTGATGATGAGACGGAAAAATTAAAAAAGATTGTCGAACAGGAAAAATTAACGGATAGTGTGGTTTTTGCGGGTGCGGTCCCTCATGAAGAAATTGCCTTGGTTTATGAAAACGCAGATATGTTTGTTTACCCATCCAGCGTAGAAACTTTTGGTTTGCCGGTTCTGGAGGCAATGGCTTGTGGCACTCCTGTTGTAGCTTCAAATAGAATGTCTGTTCCGGAAATTGGCGGTGATGCAGCTTTGATAGTGGATCCGGATAATGTCAGTGAGATGTCTGAGGCAATTTACAGAATTATCATTGACGAAAAATTGAAGAAAACTCTTATAAAAAAAGGCTACAAAAGAGTCAGGCAGTTTACATGGGAAAAGACTGCGCAGGAAACGCTTGAAGTTTTCAGGGAAGTTCACAGTTCTGTCTGCTGA
- a CDS encoding glycosyltransferase family 2 protein codes for MTRRNYYPKISIVTAVLNGAATLQRCIDSVVDQTYLYKELIIMDGGSTDGSVDILKANNRTITCWESKPDLGIYHAWNKALDKVNGEWVFFIGADDYFWSNDVLMKIVPMLTAAQNKSRIVYGRIALTSPTGDILEIHGKPWNDLKKRFFQGKCLPHQGVFHHCSLFENYGGFDTSLKIAGDYEFLFRELKKADAHYVDVLVAGQQIGGVANDPFFELQTLREYIVILRKHLGKVPVQFYWTYLKAHTKKVIRCLIGKKLTKLLVDFYRFITNRPKIWTR; via the coding sequence ATGACTCGAAGGAACTACTATCCTAAGATATCGATTGTTACAGCGGTTTTGAACGGTGCTGCAACGTTACAACGCTGTATTGATAGTGTTGTCGATCAAACATATCTGTATAAAGAGTTGATCATCATGGATGGTGGTTCCACAGATGGTTCAGTGGATATACTCAAGGCTAACAACAGGACCATCACCTGTTGGGAGTCAAAGCCTGATCTCGGCATTTATCATGCTTGGAATAAGGCGCTTGACAAGGTTAACGGTGAATGGGTTTTCTTTATAGGTGCAGATGATTATTTTTGGAGCAATGATGTTTTAATGAAAATCGTTCCGATGTTGACTGCCGCTCAAAATAAAAGTCGCATAGTCTATGGGAGGATAGCTTTAACTTCACCAACCGGTGATATTTTAGAAATACATGGTAAGCCATGGAATGATTTGAAAAAACGCTTTTTTCAAGGAAAATGTCTTCCCCATCAGGGAGTCTTCCATCATTGCAGTTTATTTGAAAACTATGGCGGATTTGATACGTCTTTAAAAATCGCAGGAGATTACGAGTTTCTTTTTAGAGAGTTGAAAAAAGCTGATGCCCATTATGTGGATGTTCTTGTTGCAGGGCAACAAATTGGAGGGGTAGCTAATGATCCATTTTTTGAGTTACAAACCTTGCGGGAATATATTGTTATCTTGAGAAAGCATTTAGGGAAGGTCCCGGTTCAATTCTATTGGACATATTTGAAAGCACACACAAAGAAGGTAATAAGGTGTTTAATTGGCAAAAAGTTAACCAAGCTTTTAGTTGACTTTTATCGGTTTATTACAAACAGGCCCAAGATTTGGACACGTTAA
- a CDS encoding glycosyltransferase, which translates to MKISIITPCYNAEKYIDETIESVISQRGNFEIEYIIVDGGSDDKTISIVEKYKRLINLGQYSIRCNDVTITSISEEDSGMYDALVKGLNIVIGDVVAYINSDDFYLPNAFSTVVEIFKTYPDVEWLTGMPVCYTEKGQIWGCSLPFKYNRTLIRKGIYGSILPFIQQESTFWRPKLLSFLDLNRLKGYKFAGDFYTWYMFSKYVDLYIVKSCLGGFRGRKHQLSSQKNKYFSEFYSIAEKRTFLDIMRAYLYIVPHYFFPNKIKRLFNKKIIHYYDGQWMKS; encoded by the coding sequence ATGAAAATATCTATTATTACGCCCTGTTACAATGCTGAAAAATATATCGATGAAACTATAGAAAGCGTCATATCTCAGAGAGGAAACTTTGAGATAGAGTATATAATTGTTGACGGTGGTTCTGATGATAAAACAATTTCAATAGTCGAAAAATATAAAAGATTAATTAACTTAGGTCAGTATTCAATAAGATGCAACGATGTTACCATTACTTCTATTTCAGAAGAAGATTCGGGTATGTATGATGCTCTTGTAAAAGGATTGAATATAGTTATAGGAGATGTCGTAGCGTATATAAATTCAGATGATTTTTATTTGCCCAATGCATTTTCCACTGTTGTTGAAATCTTTAAAACATATCCAGACGTTGAATGGTTGACCGGAATGCCTGTATGTTATACTGAAAAAGGTCAAATATGGGGTTGTTCTTTGCCGTTTAAATATAATCGCACTTTGATAAGAAAAGGCATTTATGGCTCAATCCTTCCATTCATTCAACAAGAATCAACTTTCTGGAGACCTAAATTGTTAAGTTTTTTAGATTTGAATCGTCTTAAGGGTTATAAGTTTGCAGGGGATTTTTATACATGGTATATGTTTTCTAAATATGTAGATTTATATATAGTCAAGAGTTGTTTGGGGGGGTTCAGAGGTCGTAAGCATCAACTTTCAAGTCAGAAAAATAAATATTTCAGTGAGTTTTACAGCATCGCTGAGAAGAGAACCTTTTTAGACATAATGAGGGCTTACTTATATATTGTGCCTCACTACTTTTTCCCAAACAAGATAAAAAGATTATTTAATAAAAAGATTATACACTATTACGATGGTCAATGGATGAAATCATAA
- a CDS encoding glycosyltransferase family 2 protein → MNVLKVSIITPSYNQGQFIEETILSVKNQDYPNIEHIVIDGGSTDGTLDILKKYDKDIIWLSEPDNGQTHAINKGLRMATGEIIAWVNSDDLLLPHAVSAIEKAFTSNIDAGFIYGNYKIIDTAGNHLLSRKTIKAGGGMNGQLITYKSLLPVQTIPATSI, encoded by the coding sequence ATGAATGTCCTGAAAGTTTCCATCATTACACCTTCATATAATCAGGGGCAATTTATTGAAGAAACGATTCTGAGCGTCAAGAATCAGGATTATCCTAATATAGAGCATATTGTTATTGACGGCGGATCAACTGATGGAACCCTTGATATTTTGAAGAAATATGATAAAGATATTATTTGGCTTTCTGAGCCTGATAATGGACAAACCCATGCTATTAACAAGGGACTTAGAATGGCAACAGGAGAGATTATTGCCTGGGTTAATTCTGATGACTTGCTTTTACCTCATGCTGTTTCTGCTATTGAAAAAGCTTTCACAAGCAATATAGATGCTGGATTCATCTATGGAAATTATAAAATTATAGATACTGCAGGGAACCACCTGCTCAGTAGGAAAACTATAAAAGCGGGTGGCGGCATGAATGGGCAGCTTATCACTTATAAATCGCTTCTGCCTGTCCAAACAATCCCGGCCACCTCTATTTAA
- a CDS encoding O-antigen ligase family protein: MYYLIIYKYGFIDLKSAIKLPLLIMGSYAAGYSISRKNTPAWPYGLVWIILSMVAGFVVFSFLSVYSIVSSGHNTEILSRSAPSFWTGGDSINGTLFGLFASLGLSLAPVLFLGRDQSLSKRYSILIIIIISLLVVAGVYVNTALQNRSPFIALVLSFIASVFLYFFIKKQKLRHKIKTVFLISIFLGILFYLFFYAGQDYSQYSITTRFEEQGLETGRYEAWMYMLKALPENMGGGRLVYIGGLNYVHNLWLDIAYDAGILPMIFLLIFHVMHLRSFIAVIRAKLPLLLILIIVSVTVSVFVGFMVEPVMRGSVMYFSATCFFLGLVRRLSNDIKLVQTYY; this comes from the coding sequence ATGTATTATTTGATAATTTATAAGTATGGGTTCATAGATTTAAAATCCGCAATAAAACTCCCTCTATTGATAATGGGCTCTTATGCTGCTGGTTATTCAATATCGCGAAAAAATACACCTGCTTGGCCTTATGGCTTGGTGTGGATTATATTGTCAATGGTAGCCGGGTTTGTTGTCTTTTCTTTTCTGTCCGTTTATTCAATCGTTTCCTCAGGTCATAATACTGAAATTTTATCTCGTTCTGCTCCCAGTTTTTGGACAGGCGGCGATTCCATCAATGGCACACTATTTGGACTTTTTGCATCATTGGGATTAAGCCTTGCCCCGGTTTTGTTTCTTGGAAGGGATCAGTCTCTGAGTAAACGTTATTCAATTTTAATTATCATTATTATATCTCTTCTGGTTGTAGCTGGGGTATATGTTAATACCGCATTGCAAAACAGATCACCTTTTATAGCACTGGTGCTGTCATTTATAGCTTCTGTCTTTCTTTACTTCTTTATAAAAAAGCAAAAGCTGAGGCATAAGATAAAAACAGTTTTTTTAATAAGCATTTTCCTGGGAATATTGTTTTATCTGTTTTTTTATGCTGGCCAAGATTACTCACAATATTCTATTACGACCAGATTTGAAGAACAAGGGCTTGAGACAGGTAGATACGAAGCTTGGATGTATATGCTTAAAGCACTTCCTGAAAATATGGGTGGAGGACGGTTAGTGTATATTGGTGGTCTCAACTATGTGCATAATTTATGGCTTGATATAGCTTATGATGCCGGGATTCTGCCGATGATTTTCCTGCTGATATTTCATGTTATGCATTTAAGAAGTTTTATCGCTGTGATTCGTGCAAAACTTCCACTATTGCTGATTCTTATTATTGTCTCCGTTACAGTATCTGTTTTTGTTGGTTTTATGGTGGAACCAGTAATGCGGGGATCTGTAATGTATTTTTCTGCAACCTGTTTTTTCCTCGGCTTGGTAAGGAGACTTTCAAATGATATCAAGTTAGTCCAGACCTATTACTGA
- a CDS encoding glycosyltransferase family 4 protein — protein MTILHLNKTDIQGGAARAAYRLHLGLKSIGVDSKMLVDDKVSNDPSVHGLVGKINKIWGRARPFINEIPLKFYNWEGTPFYTGCIGRNIAKDGLLKQSEVINLHWVAAGFLSIRNISRLAKLGKPIVWTLHDMWAFTGGCHYSGECERYVNSCGSCPQLNADKDGDITRGIWTRKERAYKRLNLTIVTPSKWLAECAKRSSLLSDVKVEVIPNGLNTNIFKSINKSTARSILNLPKNKKIILFGAISSTSDKRKGFSFLHKAINHLSEIISNLKDYYLLVFGASHSKNNETFPFGINYAGRFSDDVSLALLYSSADVFVAPSLEDNLPNTVIESLACGTPVVAFNVGGMPDMIDHKKNGYLAKYKDLEDLSQGINWILGDENHRKKLAEAAHDKAEREYLLEVQARRYVELYEELL, from the coding sequence ATGACAATACTACATCTTAACAAAACAGACATCCAGGGTGGAGCAGCCCGGGCAGCTTACAGGTTGCATTTGGGCCTTAAAAGTATCGGTGTTGATTCAAAGATGCTTGTGGATGATAAAGTAAGTAACGATCCAAGTGTTCATGGCCTTGTTGGGAAAATTAACAAAATATGGGGCAGGGCTCGACCTTTTATAAATGAAATCCCTCTCAAGTTTTATAATTGGGAAGGAACACCGTTTTATACGGGCTGTATAGGACGGAATATAGCGAAAGATGGATTGCTCAAGCAATCTGAGGTTATAAACCTCCACTGGGTAGCAGCAGGCTTCCTTTCTATAAGGAATATCTCAAGACTTGCTAAGTTAGGCAAACCGATAGTTTGGACCCTCCATGATATGTGGGCTTTTACCGGTGGATGTCATTATTCAGGAGAATGTGAAAGATATGTCAATTCTTGTGGTTCTTGTCCACAGTTGAATGCTGATAAGGATGGCGACATTACGAGAGGAATTTGGACAAGAAAAGAGAGGGCATATAAGAGGTTAAATTTGACAATTGTAACTCCAAGCAAGTGGCTTGCCGAATGTGCTAAAAGAAGCTCGTTATTATCAGACGTAAAAGTTGAAGTAATTCCGAATGGTTTAAATACAAATATATTCAAGTCTATAAATAAGTCGACAGCAAGAAGTATTCTTAACCTGCCTAAGAATAAAAAAATAATCCTTTTTGGGGCAATAAGTTCCACAAGCGATAAGAGAAAGGGGTTCTCTTTTTTACATAAAGCAATTAATCATTTAAGTGAAATTATAAGTAATCTGAAAGACTACTATCTTCTTGTGTTCGGAGCCAGCCATTCCAAAAATAACGAGACTTTTCCCTTTGGAATTAATTATGCTGGAAGATTTTCAGACGATGTTTCTCTTGCTCTTCTTTACAGTTCTGCTGATGTTTTTGTAGCGCCGAGCTTGGAAGATAATCTCCCAAATACAGTGATTGAGTCTTTAGCGTGTGGAACTCCGGTTGTTGCTTTTAATGTTGGTGGTATGCCTGACATGATAGACCATAAGAAAAATGGGTACCTTGCAAAATACAAAGATCTGGAAGACCTATCTCAAGGTATAAACTGGATTCTGGGTGATGAAAACCACCGGAAAAAACTTGCAGAAGCCGCTCACGATAAAGCTGAAAGAGAGTATCTTCTTGAAGTTCAGGCCAGAAGGTATGTAGAGCTATATGAAGAGTTGCTTTGA
- a CDS encoding methyltransferase domain-containing protein: MRTWDEVLVVVRSSPGWKDLEKYLEPYFDKSPQLEEVWSIMDQVWDDLGLNNKNYDEERFSEYYTHPVWLLNGLWIEADTVSMQHRKGMAQYVEGDSPKVLDYGGGFGALAKQIALHCPEADIEIYEPHASNFAHDNIRDFDNIKIVDKLNNKEYNYIFTTDVIEHIDDPVSLIININRHLATGGIIVAAWNFTPCIKCHLPENFHFRYTMHRWIIPSLGFSYIEKAKGGHGHIYEKVKEINSHLLKSAYRLAFVSKAVYPVFRVLSFAKGLIKNTTAQLRLLL; the protein is encoded by the coding sequence GTGCGAACATGGGATGAAGTTTTAGTAGTTGTACGGAGTTCTCCGGGGTGGAAAGATTTAGAGAAATACTTAGAACCTTATTTTGACAAATCTCCTCAATTGGAAGAAGTATGGTCTATAATGGACCAGGTTTGGGATGATCTGGGATTGAATAATAAAAATTATGATGAGGAAAGGTTTAGTGAATATTATACTCATCCCGTGTGGCTCTTAAACGGTTTATGGATAGAAGCGGATACTGTGTCAATGCAACATAGAAAGGGGATGGCTCAGTATGTGGAAGGAGATAGTCCTAAAGTCCTTGATTACGGTGGTGGTTTTGGTGCCCTCGCTAAACAGATAGCTCTTCATTGTCCTGAGGCGGATATAGAGATATATGAACCACATGCTTCAAACTTTGCCCACGATAATATAAGAGATTTTGACAATATCAAAATTGTGGATAAATTAAATAACAAGGAATACAATTATATATTTACCACGGATGTAATCGAGCATATAGATGACCCCGTATCACTCATAATTAACATTAACAGGCATCTTGCAACTGGTGGAATCATAGTGGCTGCCTGGAATTTTACCCCTTGTATCAAATGTCATCTCCCCGAAAATTTTCATTTTAGATATACTATGCATAGATGGATAATTCCTTCATTGGGCTTTTCATATATAGAAAAAGCTAAAGGGGGGCATGGACACATTTACGAAAAAGTAAAAGAAATTAATAGTCATCTGTTAAAAAGTGCTTATAGATTAGCTTTTGTTTCTAAAGCAGTTTATCCTGTCTTTAGAGTTTTATCTTTTGCTAAAGGATTAATCAAAAATACTACTGCGCAATTGCGGTTATTATTATGA
- a CDS encoding glycosyltransferase family 2 protein: protein MSDWQLKTPLAFLVFNRPGTTERVFEEIRKAKPSMLLVVADGPRPDQPDEAGRCEAVRAIIDRVDWECEVLKNYSDLNLGCNQRVSSGLDWVFENVEQAIILEDDCLPHTTFFRFCEELLEKYRDDERIMAISGDNFQFGRKRTEYSYYFSRYNHCWGWASWSRAWRHYDITMSRWPEIREGDWLKDMLCNPEAVKYWKNIFEITYKGRINSWAYRWTFACWIQGGLSILPKVNLVSNIGFGEEATHTMSKSRLANMPVEVMTFPLQHPPYMIRDTLADEFTQKNHFGPPNLIARAKSKARKLFTNLQAKVVT, encoded by the coding sequence ATGTCTGACTGGCAGTTAAAAACTCCGCTTGCCTTTCTTGTTTTCAATCGCCCGGGAACAACGGAACGGGTCTTTGAAGAAATCAGGAAGGCTAAACCTTCCATGTTATTGGTTGTGGCTGACGGCCCACGGCCAGACCAACCTGACGAAGCAGGGCGGTGTGAGGCTGTCAGGGCCATCATTGACCGAGTGGACTGGGAATGTGAAGTTCTGAAAAATTACTCTGATCTGAATCTGGGCTGTAACCAACGTGTGTCATCTGGACTGGATTGGGTATTTGAGAATGTAGAGCAGGCCATTATTCTGGAAGACGATTGTTTGCCTCACACTACATTTTTCCGTTTTTGCGAGGAATTGCTGGAAAAATATCGGGATGATGAGCGCATCATGGCAATTTCCGGAGACAATTTTCAGTTTGGGCGTAAACGAACTGAATACAGCTACTATTTTTCGCGTTATAATCATTGCTGGGGATGGGCGTCTTGGAGCCGGGCTTGGAGACATTATGATATTACCATGAGTCGTTGGCCGGAAATACGGGAAGGCGATTGGCTTAAGGACATGCTTTGCAACCCTGAGGCTGTGAAATACTGGAAGAATATTTTTGAGATAACTTACAAAGGTAGAATAAATTCTTGGGCTTATCGTTGGACCTTTGCCTGCTGGATTCAAGGCGGGCTTAGTATTCTTCCCAAGGTTAACCTTGTTTCAAATATTGGTTTTGGGGAGGAGGCGACTCATACTATGAGCAAAAGCAGACTTGCCAATATGCCTGTTGAAGTAATGACATTCCCCTTACAACATCCTCCTTACATGATTCGTGATACCCTGGCGGATGAGTTTACTCAAAAGAACCATTTTGGTCCTCCTAACTTGATAGCCCGTGCTAAATCTAAAGCAAGGAAATTGTTCACCAATCTACAAGCAAAAGTAGTAACATAG
- a CDS encoding polysaccharide biosynthesis C-terminal domain-containing protein, producing MFVFLGVARTQYLINEGLIRFSFFTTSLGAIINLILNFILIPQYEGVGAAIATVVSYAVSGYFSSFVYPRLFETALMQSKAFIAPIRYVVFWGKNYVGSFKQ from the coding sequence TTGTTTGTTTTCCTCGGAGTTGCAAGGACTCAGTATCTGATAAATGAAGGATTGATCAGGTTTTCGTTTTTTACTACCTCACTTGGAGCAATTATTAATTTAATTCTGAACTTTATTTTAATACCTCAGTATGAAGGTGTAGGTGCAGCAATTGCTACGGTAGTTTCCTATGCTGTTTCAGGCTATTTTTCATCATTCGTTTATCCACGACTTTTTGAAACTGCTCTTATGCAAAGCAAGGCTTTTATTGCACCAATAAGATATGTGGTTTTTTGGGGTAAAAACTACGTGGGATCATTCAAGCAATAA
- a CDS encoding flippase, whose translation MNQTWIKFLPAFIRTRLDKRLNLQKVITNAGWLFADRILRMGVGLFVGVWVARYLGPEQYGILNYAIAFVGLFSVLSTLGLDNIVVRELVKHPERQNEILGSAFLLKLTGGVFALAVVVSVSAMLKPEDTLTRLVIAILGLGLVVQSFNTIDLWFRSRVASKYTVLSQNSSFILTSVAKVVLILKRASLLAFVIINLAQTILSVIGLLFFFKKKGKSLTQWRPAYSVALSLVKESWPLIFAGLAIAVYLKIDQIMLGEMIGKKAVGTYAAAVRLSEIWYFIPMAIASSVFPSIVKSKQLDEQIYKKRMQKFYDLNATLAYGLSIPFFF comes from the coding sequence ATGAATCAAACATGGATTAAATTCCTCCCGGCCTTTATTCGCACAAGGTTAGACAAGCGGCTCAACCTGCAAAAAGTTATTACTAACGCCGGTTGGCTCTTTGCCGACAGGATTTTGCGTATGGGTGTGGGACTGTTTGTTGGCGTGTGGGTAGCCCGTTACCTTGGTCCTGAGCAGTATGGAATTCTGAATTACGCAATAGCCTTTGTGGGACTATTTTCAGTCCTGTCTACATTAGGGCTGGACAATATAGTGGTTAGGGAGCTTGTCAAACACCCGGAACGTCAGAACGAAATCCTGGGGAGTGCTTTCCTTCTTAAGCTGACTGGTGGGGTTTTTGCACTTGCCGTTGTGGTTAGTGTCTCTGCCATGCTGAAGCCCGAGGATACTCTTACACGTTTGGTGATTGCCATTCTTGGACTTGGCTTGGTCGTGCAGTCGTTTAACACAATTGACCTGTGGTTCAGATCCCGTGTTGCTTCCAAATATACCGTCCTTTCTCAAAATTCCTCTTTTATCCTTACCTCTGTTGCCAAGGTTGTCCTTATACTTAAGCGTGCATCGCTCCTTGCCTTTGTTATCATTAATTTAGCTCAAACCATTCTGTCAGTGATTGGACTGCTTTTTTTCTTCAAAAAGAAGGGGAAGAGCTTAACCCAATGGCGGCCGGCATATTCAGTGGCACTAAGCCTTGTTAAGGAGTCATGGCCGCTCATCTTTGCCGGATTGGCCATTGCAGTTTATTTGAAAATAGATCAGATTATGCTGGGAGAGATGATTGGCAAAAAAGCAGTGGGAACCTATGCTGCAGCAGTTCGCCTGTCTGAAATCTGGTATTTTATACCCATGGCTATTGCATCGTCGGTCTTTCCTTCAATTGTAAAAAGCAAACAACTTGATGAGCAAATCTATAAAAAGCGCATGCAGAAGTTTTATGATTTAAACGCTACCCTTGCATACGGGCTCTCTATTCCGTTTTTTTTTTAG
- a CDS encoding four helix bundle protein: MNYKELIVWQTSDKLAIEVYKVTKKFPKDEIYGITSQLRRAALSIPTNIVEGYARKGDKELARFVSIAIGSMAETEYLLDFSRRLGYVSEKEYEGIEAIRSEVGKLLWKFYKKLAL; this comes from the coding sequence ATGAACTACAAGGAATTAATCGTATGGCAAACCTCTGATAAGCTTGCTATTGAAGTGTATAAAGTAACAAAGAAGTTTCCAAAAGACGAAATCTACGGCATTACTTCTCAGTTAAGAAGGGCAGCCCTTTCAATCCCAACCAATATTGTAGAGGGATATGCCAGAAAGGGTGATAAAGAGCTTGCAAGATTTGTGAGCATTGCAATCGGTTCAATGGCAGAAACAGAATATCTGCTTGATTTTTCAAGGAGACTTGGATACGTTTCGGAAAAAGAATACGAAGGGATTGAGGCCATACGTAGTGAAGTGGGGAAATTACTCTGGAAGTTTTACAAAAAGTTGGCACTTTAG
- a CDS encoding DUF433 domain-containing protein: MEGTRVSVSLIVEMDRAGHSVDEIVAMYPHITHAQVYDALSYYYDHKEEIDRIIEENREEYWFKKTEGETWRK, from the coding sequence ATTGAAGGGACAAGGGTTAGTGTTAGTCTTATTGTTGAAATGGACAGAGCGGGACATTCAGTGGATGAGATAGTAGCCATGTATCCTCACATTACGCATGCTCAGGTTTATGATGCCCTTTCTTACTATTATGACCATAAAGAAGAGATTGACAGAATAATCGAAGAGAACAGGGAAGAGTACTGGTTTAAGAAGACAGAAGGCGAGACTTGGAGAAAATAA